Proteins encoded together in one Miscanthus floridulus cultivar M001 chromosome 16, ASM1932011v1, whole genome shotgun sequence window:
- the LOC136511935 gene encoding pentatricopeptide repeat-containing protein At3g48810-like, producing MCPTKCTLLLRRLRRSRTHRFSTAAASPSLPRKKNHAGELPHGAGPPHAPEDTGDAARAHEAAVRRLAAAGDVDGVQLALQEMRLRGVPCTEGALVAAVGAFARAGAPDRALKTFYRAVHDLGCARPTEPRLYNHLIDALLRENMVGAVVLVYDNMRKDGVRPNVFTYNLLVNALCQNHRVGAARKMLDEMTRKGCPPDDVTYATIVSALCKLGRVDEATEVLAAAPPVAASYNAIVLALCRELRMQEVFAVIGDMVGRGLQPNVITYTTIVDVFCKAGELRMACAILARMVITGCTPNVATFTALVRGLFNYGRVHDALDMWKWMVAEGWAPSTVSYNVLIRGLCSIGDLRGASSVLNAMEQHGCFPNARTYSTLIDGFSKAGDLDGAISIWNDMTRSSCKPNVVVYTNMVDVFCKKLMFNQAENLIDKMLLENCLPNTVTFNTLIRSLCDCRRVGRALGVFHEMRRHGCPPNGRTYNELIHGLFREGNCGDALQMVIEMQNHGIELSLVTYNTVVSGLCQMRMSREAMVFVGRMIVQGIQPDAFTFSAIIHAYCKEGEARMAAWMLGVMNVVNRHRNVLVYTILMAELCNQDKLEDAMVYLLKMLYEGIYPNTVTWNVLVRGVFRNLGCNGPSDFIQHIAMDISAGT from the coding sequence ATGTGTCCGACCAAATGCACCCTCCTCCTCCGGCGCCTTCGCCGCTCCCGCACCCACCGCTTCtccacggcggcggcgagccCAAGCCTCCCGCGGAAGAAGAATCATGCGGGGGAGCTTCCTCACGGGGCGGGTCCGCCTCACGCGCCGGAGGACACCGGGGACGCGGCGAGAGCCCACGAGGCGGCCGTCaggcggctggcggcggcgggcgaCGTGGACGGCGTGCAGCTGGCGCTGCAAGAGATGCGGCTGAGGGGCGTGCCGTGCACCGAGGGCGCCCTCGTCGCCGCCGTCGGCGCCTTCGCCCGCGCGGGGGCGCCCGACCGCGCGCTCAAGACGTTCTACCGCGCGGTGCACGACCTGGGCTGCGCGCGCCCCACCGAGCCGCGGCTCTACAACCACCTCATCGACGCGCTGCTGCGGGAGAACATGGTGGGTGCCGTCGTGCTGGTGTACGACAACATGAGGAAAGACGGCGTGCGGCCCAACGTGTTCACCTACAACCTGCTCGTCAACGCGCTGTGCCAGAACCACCGGGTCGGGGCTGCGCGCAAGATGCTCGACGAAATGACTAGAAAGGGGTGTCCCCCTGACGACGTGACCTACGCCACCATCGTCTCCGCGCTGTGCAAGCTTGGCAGGGTGGACGAGGCCACGGAGGTGCTGGCTGCGGCGCCGCCCGTGGCCGCCTCCTACAATGCCATCGTTCTAGCTCTCTGCAGAGAGCTCAGGATGCAGGAGGTGTTCGCAGTTATCGGTGACATGGTGGGGAGGGGATTGCAGCCTAATGTCATCACGTACACAACTATAGTCGACGTGTTCTGCAAGGCCGGCGAGCTGAGGATGGCGTGTGCCATTCTGGCAAGGATGGTGATCACCGGATGCACTCCAAATGTTGCAACATTCACTGCATTGGTCAGAGGACTATTCAATTATGGAAGGGTTCATGACGCGCTAGACATGTGGAAGTGGATGGTGGCTGAAGGATGGGCACCGTCGACGGTTTCGTACAATGTTCTGATCCGTGGCCTTTGCAGCATTGGTGATCTCAGGGGAGCATCATCTGTACTCAATGCCATGGAGCAACACGGCTGCTTTCCTAATGCGAGGACCTACTCCACTCTTATTGATGGTTTCTCCAAGGCCGGGGACCTAGATGGTGCCATATCAATATGGAATGACATGACAAGATCTAGTTGCAAGCCAAACGTTGTTGTTTACACAAACATGGTGGATGTGTTTTGCAAGAAGCTGATGTTTAATCAGGCAGAGAATCTTATTGATAAGATGCTATTAGAAAACTGTCTTCCCAACACAGTAACATTCAACACGCTGATCAGAAGCCTATGTGACTGCAGAAGAGTTGGGAGAGCTCTTGGTGTGTTCCATGAGATGAGAAGGCATGGATGCCCGCCAAATGGTAGGACCTATAACGAGTTGATCCATGGTCTGTTTAGGGAGGGAAACTGTGGAGATGCTCTTCAAATGGTGATCGAGATGCAAAACCATGGTATTGAGTTGAGTTTAGTAACATACAACACTGTAGTAAGTGGTCTATGTCAAATGAGAATGAGCAGAGAAGCCATGGTTTTTGTGGGGAGGATGATAGTTCAAGGAATTCAACCAGATGCATTCACTTTCAGTGCAATAATTCATGCTTACTGCAAGGAAGGGGAAGCCAGGATGGCCGCTTGGATGTTAGGTGTGATGAATGTAGTGAACCGCCATCGTAACGTACTAGTGTACACTATTCTAATGGCAGAGCTTTGCAATCAAGATAAGCTGGAAGATGCCATGGTGTACCTACTAAAGATGTTATATGAAGGTATATATCCAAATACAGTGACATGGAACGTTTTGGTCCGTGGAGTTTTTAGAAACCTTGGCTGCAATGGTCCAAGTGATTTCATCCAACATATTGCCATGGACATATCAGCAGGGACCTGA